One part of the Brachyspira sp. SAP_772 genome encodes these proteins:
- a CDS encoding tetratricopeptide repeat protein, producing MDILNYIDKGATLSKLGRYEEAIECYNKLLKLDDKNIHAYNKKGVALSKLGRYEEAIECYNKLLKLDDKNINAYNNKGNALSELGKYEEAIECYNKALELDDKNILAYNNKGATLSELGKYEEAIECYNRVINIDSKNSKAHHYKARSLLQLNKHREALVNFNNVNDDYLSSFDKEKTLIFYSQKLRCLAYSNNYKDTIYCCDKILELDDRNIVAYNNKGNALLDLGRCEEAIKCFDKVLELDDKDIDAYNNKGVALSELGRYEEAIKCFDKVLELDDKNIFAYNFKGNALLELGRYEEAIKCFDKVLELDDKSIYAYNFKGNVLSKLGRYEEAIECYNKLLKLDDKNIAIYNNKGEALLELGRYEEAIECYNRVINIDSKNSMAHHYKAMSLLQLNKHREALVNFNNVNDDYLSSFDKEKTLIFYSQKLECLNYSNNYKDTIYCCDKILELDDKDIDAYNNKGNALSDLGRYEEAIECYNKSLKLDDKSIDAYNGQGEALSELGRYEEAIECYNKSLKLDDKDIVAYNNKGNALLDLGRYEEAIECYNKLLKLDDKDIDAYNNKGNALSDLGRYEEAIECYNKSLKLDDKSIDAYNGQGVALSELGRYEEAIECFDKVLELDDKNIIAYNNKGEALSHLGRYEEAIGCFNKALKLDNKDIDLLKNKLECLERLNNYKNIISCIDDILKIHDLFESDYIKELKLKKADYLFSLEDYKRALKSYEELKTEELKTDDYEIKKKIIICFIKLNNFQKAQKYISKLITNNKNDELYYYRGICLFNNNKYQECIKDFDSAIDYEDSKFYKGLSLHYLGRDFEASILITEYKNINEEDYSKKYNQFKEVIDKIFVQDDKSDLAEKTDN from the coding sequence ATGGATATTTTAAATTATATTGATAAAGGAGCTACTTTATCAAAGTTAGGCAGATATGAAGAGGCTATAGAATGTTATAATAAGTTATTAAAATTGGATGATAAAAATATTCATGCTTATAATAAGAAAGGAGTTGCTTTATCAAAGTTAGGCAGATATGAAGAGGCTATAGAATGTTATAATAAGTTATTAAAATTGGATGATAAAAATATTAATGCTTATAATAATAAAGGAAATGCTTTATCAGAGTTAGGCAAATATGAAGAAGCTATAGAATGCTACAATAAAGCATTAGAATTAGATGATAAAAATATTCTTGCTTATAATAATAAAGGAGCTACTTTATCAGAGTTAGGCAAATATGAAGAAGCTATAGAATGTTACAATAGAGTTATTAATATTGACAGTAAAAATAGTAAGGCTCACCATTACAAAGCAAGGTCTTTATTACAATTAAATAAGCATAGAGAAGCATTGGTTAATTTCAATAATGTTAATGATGACTATTTATCTTCATTTGATAAAGAAAAAACATTAATTTTTTATTCACAAAAATTAAGATGTTTAGCTTATTCTAATAATTATAAAGACACTATATATTGCTGTGATAAAATATTAGAATTAGATGATAGAAATATTGTTGCTTATAATAATAAAGGAAATGCTTTATTAGATTTAGGCAGATGCGAAGAGGCTATAAAATGTTTTGATAAAGTATTAGAATTAGATGATAAAGATATTGATGCTTATAATAATAAAGGAGTTGCTTTATCAGAGTTAGGCAGATATGAAGAAGCTATAAAATGTTTTGATAAAGTATTAGAATTAGATGATAAAAATATTTTTGCTTATAATTTTAAAGGAAATGCTTTATTAGAGTTAGGCAGATATGAAGAAGCTATAAAATGTTTTGATAAAGTATTAGAATTAGATGATAAAAGTATTTATGCTTATAATTTTAAAGGAAATGTTTTATCAAAGTTAGGCAGATATGAAGAGGCTATAGAATGTTATAATAAGTTATTAAAATTGGATGATAAAAATATTGCTATTTATAATAATAAAGGAGAGGCTTTATTAGAGTTAGGCAGATATGAAGAAGCTATAGAATGTTACAATAGAGTTATTAATATTGACAGTAAAAATAGTATGGCTCACCATTACAAAGCAATGTCTTTATTACAATTAAATAAGCATAGAGAAGCATTGGTTAATTTCAATAATGTTAATGATGACTATTTATCTTCATTTGATAAAGAAAAAACATTAATTTTTTATTCACAAAAATTAGAATGTTTAAATTATTCTAATAATTATAAAGACACTATATATTGCTGTGATAAAATATTAGAATTAGATGATAAAGATATTGATGCTTATAATAATAAAGGAAATGCTTTATCAGATTTAGGCAGATATGAAGAGGCTATAGAATGTTATAATAAGTCATTAAAATTAGATGATAAAAGTATTGATGCTTATAATGGTCAAGGAGAGGCTTTATCAGAGTTAGGCAGATATGAAGAGGCTATAGAATGTTATAATAAGTCATTAAAATTAGATGATAAAGATATTGTAGCTTATAATAATAAAGGAAATGCTTTATTAGATTTAGGCAGATATGAAGAGGCTATAGAATGTTATAATAAGTTATTAAAATTAGATGATAAAGATATTGATGCTTATAATAATAAAGGAAATGCTTTATCAGATTTAGGCAGATATGAAGAGGCTATAGAATGTTATAATAAGTCATTAAAATTAGATGATAAAAGTATTGATGCTTATAATGGTCAAGGAGTTGCTTTATCAGAGTTAGGCAGATATGAAGAAGCTATAGAATGTTTTGATAAAGTATTAGAATTAGATGATAAAAATATTATTGCTTATAATAATAAAGGAGAGGCTTTATCACATTTAGGCAGATATGAGGAAGCTATAGGATGTTTTAATAAAGCATTAAAATTAGATAATAAAGATATTGATTTATTAAAAAACAAATTGGAATGTTTGGAAAGATTAAATAATTATAAAAATATTATAAGCTGTATAGATGACATATTAAAAATACATGATTTATTTGAAAGTGATTATATAAAAGAATTGAAATTAAAAAAAGCTGATTATCTTTTCTCTTTGGAAGATTATAAAAGGGCGTTAAAATCCTATGAAGAATTAAAAACTGAAGAATTAAAAACTGATGATTATGAAATAAAAAAGAAAATAATTATTTGTTTTATAAAATTAAATAATTTTCAGAAGGCTCAAAAATATATTTCTAAATTAATAACAAATAATAAAAATGATGAGCTTTATTATTACAGAGGCATTTGTTTGTTTAATAATAATAAATATCAGGAATGTATAAAAGATTTTGATTCTGCTATAGATTATGAAGATTCAAAGTTTTATAAAGGATTGTCTTTGCATTATCTTGGAAGAGATTTTGAGGCTTCAATATTAATTACAGAATATAAGAATATAAATGAAGAAGACTATAGTAAAAAATATAATCAATTTAAAGAAGTGATAGATAAAATATTTGTTCAAGATGATAAATCCGATTTGGCAGAAAAAACAGATAATTAA
- a CDS encoding nucleotidyltransferase domain-containing protein: protein MLDEKIIKEIQNICLKYQNIEKVILFGSRAIDKEKYNSDIDLAIVGKFDFLFCERLKEEFENIPTLLKFDIVDYNNITNGELINDINKYGKVIYSK, encoded by the coding sequence ATGCTTGATGAAAAAATTATAAAAGAAATTCAAAATATTTGCCTTAAATATCAAAATATAGAAAAGGTTATACTGTTTGGCTCGAGGGCAATAGACAAAGAAAAATATAATTCTGATATAGATTTAGCTATTGTTGGAAAATTTGATTTTTTATTTTGTGAGAGATTAAAAGAAGAGTTTGAAAATATACCAACACTTTTAAAATTTGATATTGTGGATTATAATAATATTACTAATGGTGAATTAATAAACGATATAAACAAATACGGCAAAGTTATTTATAGTAAATAA
- the aroD gene encoding type I 3-dehydroquinate dehydratase — translation MIKVKNVNIGDGVPKICIPVIEKHKKDVLKYIKEIDKLPIDLIEWRADFYEDSDNNIEEISKEIKKCTTKPIIFTLRSVKEGGNLNIKPNTYDSMIDIYKTIIDKKLFSIIDIELLTLKENDIKELIKLSKEENIKTIISNHDFSKTPNKMEIIHRIKKMIKLKADIAKVAYTPKKQKDVLTILELHNEINNIPLIAISMGEEGVITRLFYSAITFASAKRASAPGQIEATKLKYMIDSIYKI, via the coding sequence ATGATTAAAGTAAAAAATGTTAATATTGGTGATGGTGTTCCTAAGATATGTATTCCTGTTATAGAAAAACATAAAAAGGATGTTTTAAAATATATAAAAGAAATAGATAAACTTCCAATAGATTTAATAGAATGGCGTGCAGACTTTTATGAAGACAGCGACAACAATATAGAAGAGATTTCTAAAGAGATAAAAAAATGCACAACTAAACCTATAATATTTACTTTAAGAAGCGTTAAAGAAGGCGGAAATCTAAATATAAAACCTAATACATATGACAGTATGATTGATATTTATAAAACTATAATAGATAAAAAACTTTTTTCTATTATAGACATAGAATTATTAACTCTAAAAGAAAATGATATAAAAGAATTAATAAAACTATCAAAAGAAGAAAACATAAAAACAATAATCTCTAATCATGACTTTAGTAAAACTCCAAACAAAATGGAAATAATTCACAGAATAAAAAAAATGATAAAATTAAAAGCTGATATAGCAAAAGTAGCCTACACTCCAAAAAAACAAAAAGATGTATTAACAATATTAGAGCTTCATAATGAAATAAACAATATACCGCTCATAGCAATATCCATGGGAGAAGAAGGCGTCATAACAAGACTATTTTATTCTGCAATTACATTTGCTTCAGCCAAAAGAGCATCAGCACCCGGACAAATAGAAGCCACAAAATTAAAATATATGATAGACAGCATTTATAAAATTTAA
- a CDS encoding nucleoside-diphosphate sugar epimerase/dehydratase: MLGYLMDKKNIVIIGAGNAGETLAYEILASDDSNEYNILCFLDDDENKKEINIDNHIIKVEGKVKDIEKIINKYKNNNIKIEEIIIAIPTLKQKELLEILDIIYPTSIRYKILPGFFEIIKGNASIKDIRNIEPSDLLGREEIGFDEKEISDYYKDKTILVTGGGGSIGSELVRQLVTLPVKKVMALDNSESAIHSLIMSLNDRKNEKNKHKFKYIISNVRDYVKVDKILKQENPDIIFHAAAHKHLPFMEEYPEEAIKNNILATENIATLAIKNNIKNFIFISTDKAVRPTSLMGASKRICERMIMSLSHEQNITKFKITRFGNVLGSSGSVIPVFERQIREGKPLTVTHPEMVRFFMSIREAARLVIKACTLNDGVIFTLDMGKPVKILDLAKNMLKIYGLTEKDIPIIFTGIREGEKLYEEILMDDETLIPSQYKKLFIAKDPVQCLTPEERKIMIDAFDIASLDADKDTIKLLMKKYIEEYTG, from the coding sequence ATTTTAGGATATTTAATGGATAAAAAAAATATTGTTATTATCGGGGCTGGCAATGCAGGAGAAACTCTCGCTTATGAAATATTAGCTTCTGATGATAGTAATGAATATAATATACTTTGCTTTTTAGATGACGATGAAAACAAAAAAGAAATTAATATTGATAATCATATTATAAAAGTTGAAGGCAAAGTTAAAGATATAGAAAAAATCATAAATAAATATAAAAATAATAATATAAAAATAGAAGAAATCATTATAGCAATACCTACATTAAAACAAAAAGAACTTCTTGAAATATTAGATATAATATATCCTACATCAATAAGATATAAAATACTTCCGGGATTTTTTGAGATTATAAAAGGAAATGCTTCTATTAAAGATATTAGAAATATAGAACCTTCAGATTTGCTTGGAAGAGAAGAGATAGGCTTTGATGAAAAAGAGATATCAGACTATTATAAAGATAAAACAATACTTGTTACAGGAGGCGGAGGCTCTATTGGAAGTGAACTTGTAAGACAATTAGTTACACTCCCTGTAAAAAAAGTAATGGCTTTAGACAATTCTGAAAGTGCTATACATAGCCTTATAATGTCTTTGAACGATAGAAAAAATGAAAAGAACAAACATAAGTTTAAATATATTATATCTAATGTTAGAGATTATGTGAAAGTAGATAAAATATTAAAACAAGAAAATCCAGATATAATATTTCATGCAGCAGCACATAAACATTTGCCATTTATGGAAGAATATCCAGAAGAAGCTATTAAAAATAATATACTCGCAACAGAAAACATAGCTACATTAGCAATAAAAAACAATATCAAGAACTTTATATTTATATCAACAGATAAAGCCGTACGTCCAACATCGCTTATGGGGGCAAGCAAAAGAATATGCGAAAGAATGATAATGTCTCTCTCGCATGAACAAAACATCACTAAATTTAAAATAACAAGATTCGGCAATGTATTAGGAAGCAGCGGCAGCGTAATACCTGTTTTTGAAAGACAGATTAGAGAAGGAAAACCTCTAACAGTTACTCATCCTGAGATGGTTAGATTTTTCATGTCTATAAGAGAGGCCGCAAGACTTGTGATAAAAGCTTGCACACTTAATGACGGAGTTATATTTACTTTGGACATGGGTAAACCTGTAAAAATATTAGATTTGGCAAAAAACATGCTTAAGATATACGGTCTTACAGAGAAAGATATTCCAATTATATTTACAGGCATAAGAGAAGGTGAAAAACTATACGAAGAAATTCTAATGGATGATGAAACATTAATACCTTCACAATACAAAAAATTATTTATAGCAAAAGACCCTGTACAATGTTTAACTCCAGAAGAACGCAAAATAATGATTGATGCATTCGACATAGCCTCACTCGATGCCGATAAAGATACAATAAAACTGCTGATGAAAAAATATATAGAAGAATATACAGGATAA
- a CDS encoding nucleotidyltransferase substrate binding protein: MEENIRWKQRFNHFEKAFNLLKSVFEEKDINELSLLEKEGVVQRFEYTYELACKTLKDYLEYNGSLNNIDISPRNIFKEAYSAKIIKNENVFIDMMLSRNLLSHTYDFVKFTEIFKRIENDYLKVLNELYNFFLERINS; the protein is encoded by the coding sequence ATGGAAGAAAATATTCGTTGGAAACAGAGATTTAATCATTTTGAAAAAGCATTTAATTTATTAAAAAGTGTATTTGAAGAAAAAGATATAAACGAATTATCATTATTAGAAAAAGAAGGTGTTGTTCAGAGATTTGAATATACTTATGAATTAGCTTGTAAAACTTTAAAAGATTATTTGGAATATAATGGAAGTTTAAACAATATAGATATATCTCCAAGAAACATTTTTAAAGAAGCATACTCTGCAAAAATTATTAAAAATGAAAATGTATTTATAGATATGATGTTAAGCCGTAATTTGCTTTCACATACTTATGATTTTGTTAAGTTTACAGAGATTTTTAAAAGAATAGAAAATGATTATTTAAAAGTATTAAATGAATTATATAATTTCTTTTTGGAGAGGATAAACTCTTAA
- a CDS encoding PhoH family protein, translating to MIENFIPNKKVFVFDTNVILHDFKSIFSFEETNIVIPITVLEEVDKFKKGSDTINFNAREFIRELDAIVEKNEKTEGVKDIFKKGALLDNKSKVFVDVNNEEKEDFKKIFAGNIPDHKILSCAYNLKSENYRVVLITKDINMRMKARSLGIDTQDYNTDKIDKLSSLFTGIESISGDNARIYIKELQESKEIGVKEEHSIYPNTYFCYRVNEEDDAVIGKYKDDTNTIVYVDSDINAYGISPRNEEQAMALDVLLDNNIPLVTIMGKAGTGKTLLALAAALEKRREYRQILLARPIVALSNKDLGFLPGDVNSKLDPYMQPLFDNLSVIQHIHSDDSDESKNIKKMLENEKIVISPLAYIRGRSLNRIYFIVDEAQNLTPHEIKTIITRAGEGTKIVFTGDIHQIDTPYLDERNNGLTYLIDRTKGEILSGTVTLEKGERSKLAELAANVL from the coding sequence ATGATAGAAAATTTTATACCTAATAAAAAAGTATTCGTTTTTGATACAAATGTTATACTGCATGATTTTAAATCAATATTTTCTTTTGAAGAAACTAATATTGTTATACCTATTACGGTTTTGGAGGAAGTTGATAAGTTCAAAAAAGGAAGCGATACAATTAATTTTAATGCAAGAGAGTTTATAAGGGAGCTTGACGCTATAGTTGAAAAAAATGAAAAAACTGAAGGGGTAAAAGACATATTCAAAAAAGGTGCTTTGCTTGATAATAAAAGTAAAGTATTTGTTGATGTTAATAACGAAGAGAAAGAAGATTTTAAAAAGATATTTGCAGGAAACATCCCTGATCATAAGATACTTTCTTGTGCTTATAATTTGAAATCTGAAAATTATAGAGTAGTTCTCATTACAAAAGATATTAATATGAGGATGAAGGCAAGAAGTTTAGGTATAGATACTCAGGATTATAACACTGATAAAATAGATAAATTATCTTCATTATTTACAGGTATAGAAAGTATCTCTGGAGATAATGCACGCATTTATATAAAAGAGCTTCAAGAAAGTAAAGAGATAGGAGTTAAAGAAGAGCATTCAATTTATCCTAATACATATTTTTGTTATAGAGTAAATGAAGAAGATGATGCCGTAATAGGTAAATATAAAGATGATACTAATACAATAGTTTATGTTGATAGTGATATTAATGCTTATGGTATAAGTCCAAGAAACGAAGAGCAGGCTATGGCTTTGGATGTTTTGCTTGATAACAACATACCTTTAGTTACAATAATGGGTAAGGCAGGAACAGGTAAAACACTTTTAGCTCTTGCTGCTGCTTTAGAAAAAAGAAGGGAGTATAGGCAAATACTTTTAGCTCGTCCGATTGTTGCACTTTCTAATAAAGATTTAGGTTTTTTACCGGGCGATGTTAATAGTAAATTAGACCCTTATATGCAGCCTTTATTTGACAACCTCTCAGTAATACAGCATATTCATTCTGATGACAGCGATGAAAGTAAGAATATAAAGAAAATGCTTGAAAATGAAAAGATAGTAATTTCTCCGCTTGCGTATATTAGAGGAAGAAGCTTAAATAGAATATATTTTATAGTAGATGAAGCACAGAACTTAACTCCTCATGAAATAAAAACCATCATAACAAGGGCAGGCGAAGGCACAAAAATAGTATTTACAGGAGATATTCACCAGATAGATACTCCTTATTTGGATGAAAGAAACAATGGACTTACTTATTTAATAGACAGAACCAAAGGAGAAATTTTAAGCGGTACTGTAACACTTGAGAAAGGAGAGCGTTCAAAACTTGCCGAGCTTGCTGCGAACGTGTTATAA
- a CDS encoding HAD family phosphatase, which produces MIKNIISDIGNVLLKFDMASYLCKHSDNVDVDEFLSKTVGDKNWSLMDKGDLSFNDAKNYFLSSCPKYKFVLKQIFDSYLGDVLSIHHNIEILKEYKLKGYNIYYLSNMPVETFNVIRKKTDFFDATCLGGIISADVKLIKPSRAIYELLLKKYKLNVKECLFIDDNLDNVLSAEKIGIKSIHLKNIDDLSLELKNIECYENN; this is translated from the coding sequence ATGATAAAAAATATTATATCCGATATAGGAAATGTTTTATTGAAATTTGATATGGCTTCTTATCTTTGTAAACATAGTGATAATGTAGATGTAGATGAGTTTTTAAGTAAAACGGTAGGAGATAAAAATTGGAGCTTAATGGATAAAGGCGATTTGTCATTTAATGATGCTAAAAATTATTTTTTATCATCTTGTCCTAAATATAAATTTGTATTAAAACAAATATTTGATTCCTATTTAGGTGATGTGTTATCTATACATCATAATATAGAAATATTAAAAGAGTATAAATTGAAAGGTTATAATATATATTATTTATCTAATATGCCAGTAGAGACTTTTAATGTTATAAGAAAAAAAACAGACTTTTTTGATGCAACTTGTTTAGGTGGTATAATTTCTGCAGATGTAAAGCTTATTAAACCAAGCAGAGCTATATATGAATTATTGCTTAAAAAATATAAATTAAATGTAAAAGAATGTTTATTTATAGATGATAATTTGGATAATGTTTTATCAGCTGAAAAAATAGGAATAAAGTCTATACATCTGAAAAATATAGATGATTTATCTTTGGAATTAAAAAATATAGAGTGTTATGAAAATAATTAA
- a CDS encoding ATP-binding protein, with protein MKIIKEFFLKIKNRYGGLYLSIVSIFILLDLIASIYISSFVYEPNTSNLLYMFLTLFLPSSSIIVGILTIIKFVLEALKKKEGSHLKLAIVSIMAFMTVFTSLVISKMSYYIIESNLNLFTDKSINDSLSYIIEVSNDDIINKQNSILNSISNVSISYLNNIDLSSASKISNTIYRDNIFTNIIFVSNSYYGYSTILFNSQDYVPLDINYRFSLDKITFANSEYNGLFYINAIVPLRDINHYAIIFDSMPSNYINVRNNALNAFRIYNSINMFTGEFSIVLKLLYVFILGISTFISIIFGIIFSSFITRPISLLLNATNSIINSDFDVEMKFSGVHDLRKLIYRFNVMARALKYHRDKEKIRVSLETWKEAAIKVAHEIKNPLMPIMMNAELIEKRLKNNMSDDDLDKIKKYINTIIKNSNSILSLVKSFSEFSFNIKLSDEKESINSVLIEVFDSFKNMQNIKFQTSFSKIDCFINMDRDKLIIAFRNLIKNAVEAMDNNTKESLIYLSSYHEVIDSQEFFTVSVTDTGNGIEEKDLKRIFEPYFTSKDKGTGIGLAIVEKIINEHNGRIDVDSIIGEGTTFFVRFEV; from the coding sequence ATGAAAATAATTAAAGAGTTTTTTTTAAAAATAAAAAATCGTTATGGCGGTTTATATTTATCAATAGTTTCTATATTTATATTGTTAGATTTAATTGCTTCTATCTATATAAGCAGTTTTGTATATGAGCCTAATACTAGTAATTTGCTATATATGTTTTTAACTCTATTTTTACCATCATCAAGTATTATAGTTGGTATATTAACTATTATTAAATTTGTATTGGAAGCTCTCAAAAAGAAAGAAGGCTCTCACCTAAAGCTAGCTATAGTGTCAATAATGGCTTTTATGACAGTTTTTACAAGTTTAGTTATTAGTAAGATGTCATATTATATTATAGAGTCTAACCTAAACCTATTTACAGATAAAAGTATTAATGACTCTCTTTCATATATAATAGAAGTCTCTAATGATGATATAATTAATAAGCAAAATAGTATATTAAATAGTATATCAAATGTATCTATAAGTTATTTAAATAATATAGATTTATCTAGTGCCTCTAAAATAAGTAATACAATATATAGAGATAATATTTTTACTAATATCATTTTTGTTTCTAATTCATATTATGGCTATAGTACAATATTGTTTAATTCTCAAGATTATGTTCCTCTTGATATTAATTATAGGTTTTCTCTAGATAAAATTACATTTGCAAATAGTGAATATAATGGCTTATTTTATATTAATGCTATAGTGCCATTAAGGGATATAAATCATTATGCTATTATTTTTGACAGCATGCCTAGTAATTATATAAATGTTAGAAATAATGCTTTAAATGCTTTTAGAATATACAACTCTATTAACATGTTTACTGGAGAGTTCTCTATAGTTCTAAAACTTTTATATGTATTTATATTGGGTATATCTACTTTTATATCAATTATTTTTGGTATTATATTTTCTAGTTTTATAACAAGGCCTATAAGTTTGCTTCTTAATGCTACGAATTCTATTATTAATTCAGATTTTGATGTTGAAATGAAGTTTTCTGGTGTTCATGATCTTAGAAAATTAATATATAGATTTAATGTTATGGCTAGGGCTTTGAAATACCATAGAGATAAAGAAAAAATAAGAGTATCATTAGAAACTTGGAAAGAAGCTGCTATTAAGGTTGCACATGAAATAAAAAATCCGCTTATGCCTATTATGATGAATGCAGAACTAATAGAAAAGAGATTAAAAAATAATATGTCTGATGATGATTTAGATAAAATAAAAAAATATATTAATACTATTATTAAAAATTCAAATAGTATTTTGTCCTTAGTTAAATCCTTTTCAGAGTTTTCTTTTAATATTAAACTTTCAGATGAAAAAGAGTCTATTAATAGTGTTCTTATTGAGGTTTTTGATTCTTTTAAAAATATGCAAAATATTAAGTTTCAAACATCATTTTCTAAAATAGATTGTTTTATTAATATGGATAGAGATAAGCTAATTATTGCCTTTAGAAATTTAATCAAAAATGCTGTAGAGGCTATGGATAATAATACTAAAGAGTCATTAATATATTTATCTAGTTATCATGAAGTAATTGATAGTCAAGAGTTTTTCACTGTTAGTGTTACTGATACAGGTAATGGTATAGAAGAAAAAGATTTAAAAAGAATTTTTGAGCCATATTTTACTTCTAAAGATAAAGGTACAGGTATAGGTCTTGCTATAGTAGAAAAGATTATTAATGAACATAATGGCAGAATAGATGTAGATTCAATAATTGGAGAGGGTACTACATTTTTTGTGAGATTTGAAGTTTAG
- a CDS encoding response regulator — protein MKENTVILVDDDGISLNKIKALLESSSIKVLTAENLYELMSKIYKYNIETLIFNPNLVWINVIEFITELKKVNNELDFKIFFISENIDKNLKEEAKKLNVEYINNNSNINKIVQYLNK, from the coding sequence ATGAAAGAAAATACTGTTATACTAGTAGATGATGATGGTATTAGCCTAAATAAAATCAAAGCTTTACTCGAAAGTTCTTCAATAAAAGTATTAACTGCAGAAAACTTGTATGAACTTATGAGTAAAATCTATAAATATAATATAGAAACTTTAATATTTAATCCTAATTTAGTATGGATTAATGTTATAGAGTTCATTACTGAATTGAAAAAAGTAAATAATGAATTAGATTTCAAAATATTCTTTATATCAGAAAATATAGATAAAAATCTAAAAGAAGAAGCAAAAAAATTAAATGTAGAATATATTAATAATAATTCAAATATCAATAAGATCGTACAATATTTAAATAAATAA
- the aroE gene encoding shikimate dehydrogenase, translating into MNITAKTTLTALFASPCRHSLSPIMHNKSFEKLSLDYVYLAFEVDKNNLKEAVASIKTLNMRGVNLSMPNKKEVIQYLDNISESARLSQSVNTIVNDNGVLTGHSTDGKGFIKSLEEENINIKNSNVTILGIGGASISIITEFALYGVKEISVFKRDNNWAEQKKIIDNVQDKTNCKIELYTLDNKKELKKQIDKSKLLINATSVGMKDDASIIEDKTFFRDDLIVADCIYSPAKTKLLQIAEKENCKIINGMGMLLYQGALAFEMWTSKEMPVDYIKNIIFN; encoded by the coding sequence ATGAATATAACAGCAAAAACAACATTAACAGCACTCTTTGCTTCACCTTGCAGACATAGTTTATCTCCAATCATGCATAATAAATCTTTTGAAAAATTATCATTAGATTATGTGTATTTGGCTTTTGAGGTAGATAAAAATAATTTAAAAGAAGCTGTAGCCTCTATAAAAACTCTTAATATGAGAGGCGTTAACTTATCTATGCCAAACAAAAAAGAAGTTATACAGTATTTGGATAATATTTCAGAATCTGCAAGACTCTCTCAAAGCGTAAACACTATAGTTAATGATAATGGAGTTTTAACAGGACATTCTACAGATGGAAAGGGCTTTATAAAATCACTTGAAGAAGAAAATATTAATATAAAGAATAGCAATGTTACAATACTTGGTATTGGAGGTGCTTCTATATCTATTATTACTGAGTTTGCTCTTTACGGTGTAAAAGAAATATCTGTTTTTAAAAGAGATAATAATTGGGCTGAGCAAAAAAAAATAATAGACAATGTTCAAGATAAAACTAATTGCAAAATAGAGCTTTATACTTTGGATAATAAAAAAGAATTAAAAAAACAAATAGACAAAAGTAAATTATTAATTAATGCTACAAGTGTTGGTATGAAAGATGATGCTTCAATTATAGAAGATAAAACATTTTTTAGAGATGATTTAATTGTTGCCGATTGTATATATAGCCCAGCAAAAACAAAATTGTTACAAATAGCAGAAAAAGAAAATTGCAAAATAATTAATGGAATGGGTATGCTTTTATATCAGGGGGCATTAGCTTTTGAGATGTGGACTTCTAAAGAGATGCCTGTAGATTATATAAAAAATATTATATTTAATTAA